From Topomyia yanbarensis strain Yona2022 chromosome 1, ASM3024719v1, whole genome shotgun sequence, one genomic window encodes:
- the LOC131686754 gene encoding uncharacterized protein LOC131686754 produces MISCIVEKCTWNGQSPDLLYGHLRRMPTQLDCFKCNEAACDRTYSLLATFRLHHRKHFIQHPASDANRRKQNVQDPQQNIQLNLTETQEQKINVNDSTTDDMVKSYPEEKSTTFDVDNLSKKMKLLNLGFTLKWLSKDNLPRKIAFAIHKDVETYYIEPFRTALKAASAVEQIGNLTEQILNKKLTIGDESEYMFIQRLKQEDLFCDPTVFTINDELRAEVFQNTQLMVQDKIQGVLMPLKFLLRKYLESPGLFDSVVQNLAPSKDGIYRSLVDGQVWQRRKELFGDKLLIPLNIYFEDFNTSDTSSIHAASTSICGIYFNIPCIPIYLLTKLNNVLIAGFIKTVDRKCNDNDKTFHKLIDILIELETHGLDIVIGNVEKKVCFALGFVLGDNLGINGITGFVESFRATYFCRVCKRTREQTENDSVEQVSSLRKARNYEFDLSLKNVSTTGLKEECIFNRLSYFHVCDNFVFDAMHDMLEGMLVYNLQHCLYYFVFKTLFLTVNDLNRRKNMFVYGDLNSSNILNDFVENKIKKRHIKMTASEMKTFWTFLPLIIGSIIPNDDPVWNFIKTTLKLMHIIFFDRCI; encoded by the exons ATGATTTCGTGTATAGTTGAAAAATGTACGTGGAACGGCCAGTCGCCGGACCTGTTATATGGACATCTCAGAAGAATGCCTACGCAATTAGATTGTTTCAAATGTAATGAGGCAGCATGTGATAGAACGTATTCTCTTCTTGCGACATTCCGTTTGCATCACCGAAAGCATTTCATCCAACACCCAGCATCTGATGCAAATAGAAGAAAACAGAATGTACAAGATCCTCAGCAGAATATTCAACTGAACCTAACTGAAACTCAAGAGCAAAAAATAAATGTTAATGATTCTACTACCGATGATATGGTTAAAAGTTACCCAGAAGAAAAATCTACAACGTTTGATGTAGATAACCtttcaaagaaaatgaaattattaaacCTGGGATTCACACTAAAGTGGCTCAGTAAAGATAATCTGCCACGTAAAATTGCATTTGCGATACATAAAGATGTTGAAACGTATTACATTGAACCCTTTAGAACAGCACTAAAAGCAGCATCAGCAGTTGAACAAATTGGTAACTTAACAGAGCAAATTTTGAACAAGAAATTAACAATTGGTGACGAGTCAGAATATATGTTCATTCAGCGATTAAAACAAGAGGATTTATTCTGTGATCCTACAGTTTTCACCATTAACGATGAGCTGAGAGCTgaagtttttcaaaacacaCAACTAATG GTTCAAGATAAAATCCAAGGAGTTCTAATGCCTCTCAAGTTCCTGCTGAGAAAGTACTTAGAATCACCAGGGTTGTTCGACAGTGTAGTACAGAATCTAGCTCCATCGAAGGACGGTATATATCGATCATTGGTAGACGGTCAAGTTTGGCAACGACGGAAGGAATTATTTggagataaattactgataccACTTAACATATACTTTGAAGATTTTAACACAAGCGATACATCATCGATCCATGCAGCATCGACATCAATCTGTGGAATATATTTCAACATACCATGTATTCCTATCTATTTATTGACTAAACTGAATAATGTTTTAATTGCTGGATTTATAAAGACGGTCGATAGAAAATGCAATGACAATGATAAAACATTTCATAAGCTGATTGATATCCTAATTGAGTTAGAGACCCATGGTTTAGATATTGTTATAGGAAATGTAGAGAAAAAAGTATGTTTTGCTTTAGGTTTTGTTCTCGGTGATAATTTAGGAATTAACGGTATTACAGGATTCGTAGAATCCTTTCGAGCAACATATTTTTGTAGAGTATGTAAACGAACGCGAGAGCAAACAGAAAACGACAGTGTGGAACAGGTCAGCAGCCTTCGAAAAGCTCGGAATTACGAATTCGATCTTTCCCTTAAAAATGTGTCTACAACAGGATTGAAAGAAGAGTGTATATTTAATAGATTATCATATTTTCACGTTTGTGACAATTTTGTGTTCGACGCAATGCATGATATGCTAGAAGGCATGCTTGTGTACAACCTTCAGCATTGTTTGTATTATTTTGTATTCAAAACACTTTTTCTGACCGTTAATGATCTGAATCGCCGTAAAAATATGTTTGTTTATGGAGATTTGAATTCAAGCAATATTCTTAATGATTTTGTAGAGAATAAGATTAAAAAAAGGCATATAAAAATGACTGCTAGTGAAATGAAAACGTTTTGGACATTCCTACCGTTGATAATTGGCTCGATAATACCAAATGATGATCCAGTGTGGAATTTTATAAAAACGACACTTAAACTTAtgcatataattttttttgatagatgtaTCTGA